A single genomic interval of Syntrophobacterales bacterium harbors:
- the aspS gene encoding aspartate--tRNA ligase, whose amino-acid sequence MRDKYCGLVTKEDVGKTITLSGWVFRRRDHGGLVFVDLRDVSGIVQIVFSPDISREAHNKAGELKQEYVITITGKVDLRPEGTENMNIPTGEEEIYVTNFEILNTCKPLPFQLDEEEPNESLRLKYRYLDMRRDEIKRSFLIRSRAYKATRDYLVDNGFYEFETPMLTKSTPEGARDFIVPSRLNPGNFYALPQSPQLFKQLLMVGGFDRYFQVVRCFRDEDLRADRQPEFTQVDIEMSFVDVDDVIALSEGLIKAVYESVTGNILETPILRMSYDDVMELYGTDKPDMRFDLLMTDLTDIFNETDFGILKKTVEEKGAVKAVVLKGKTLSRKDLDTAVDTAKEMGSGGLIWMRKENDTLQSPIVKYLKDQEKTEMDNRLGLANGDVLFIMAGPRNKTNELMGRFRLYLGEKYDLIAKNLFKFLWVVDFPLLEYSEEEKRYMARHHPFTSAKENVRSFQGDYDTIKAKAYDLVLNGVEIGGGSIRIYRTDEQMAMFKLLNIKEEEATEKFGFLLEALEMGAPPHGGIAFGFDRLLMMLLRLESIRDVIPFPKTQRGTCLMTGAPSKISARQLNELKIRAVVDPSGG is encoded by the coding sequence GTGCGAGATAAATACTGCGGACTGGTTACAAAAGAAGATGTGGGGAAGACGATCACCCTGTCAGGTTGGGTGTTTCGCAGAAGAGACCATGGCGGTCTCGTATTCGTTGATCTTAGAGATGTAAGCGGCATCGTGCAGATAGTCTTTTCTCCCGACATTTCGCGTGAAGCCCACAATAAAGCGGGAGAACTCAAGCAGGAATACGTCATCACAATTACAGGGAAAGTTGACCTCCGCCCTGAGGGGACCGAAAACATGAACATCCCCACAGGCGAAGAGGAAATATACGTAACTAATTTCGAGATTCTCAATACGTGTAAACCTCTGCCCTTCCAGTTGGACGAGGAGGAACCCAACGAATCGCTCCGCCTCAAATATCGGTACCTTGATATGCGCAGAGACGAAATAAAGAGGTCATTCCTTATCAGAAGCCGGGCCTATAAGGCGACCAGGGACTACCTTGTCGATAATGGCTTCTATGAATTCGAGACCCCCATGCTCACCAAGAGTACTCCTGAGGGAGCGCGGGACTTTATCGTGCCGAGCAGGCTCAACCCCGGCAACTTCTATGCCTTGCCACAATCTCCTCAACTTTTCAAACAGTTGCTGATGGTAGGGGGATTCGACAGGTACTTTCAGGTTGTGAGGTGTTTCAGGGACGAGGACTTGAGGGCGGACAGACAGCCCGAGTTCACTCAAGTAGACATCGAAATGAGTTTCGTGGACGTGGACGATGTCATCGCCTTGAGCGAGGGTCTTATAAAAGCGGTGTACGAATCCGTTACGGGTAACATCCTTGAGACCCCGATTTTAAGAATGAGTTATGACGACGTGATGGAACTTTATGGGACAGATAAGCCGGACATGCGGTTCGACCTCCTCATGACAGACCTGACGGATATCTTCAATGAGACTGATTTTGGCATCCTCAAGAAGACCGTGGAGGAGAAAGGTGCGGTCAAAGCCGTGGTCCTTAAGGGCAAGACCCTTTCCCGGAAGGATCTCGATACTGCGGTCGATACAGCAAAAGAGATGGGTTCAGGCGGTCTCATATGGATGCGCAAGGAAAACGACACGCTTCAGTCCCCCATCGTCAAGTATCTGAAAGATCAGGAAAAGACTGAAATGGACAATAGGCTGGGATTAGCAAACGGCGATGTCCTTTTCATTATGGCAGGACCGAGAAACAAGACCAACGAACTAATGGGCAGGTTTCGGCTTTATCTCGGAGAAAAATACGACCTTATTGCAAAAAACCTTTTCAAGTTTCTATGGGTGGTAGATTTCCCGCTTCTTGAGTACAGCGAAGAAGAAAAACGGTATATGGCCAGGCATCACCCTTTTACCTCGGCAAAGGAAAACGTGAGGAGTTTTCAGGGTGACTATGATACGATCAAAGCCAAAGCGTACGATCTTGTCCTAAACGGCGTGGAAATAGGAGGAGGCAGTATCAGGATTTACAGAACCGACGAACAGATGGCCATGTTCAAACTCCTCAACATAAAAGAAGAGGAGGCAACAGAAAAATTCGGATTTCTTCTCGAAGCCCTTGAGATGGGTGCACCGCCTCACGGTGGAATCGCCTTCGGATTTGACCGGCTCCTCATGATGCTGCTCAGGTTGGAAAGTATCAGGGACGTCATACCCTTCCCGAAAACCCAAAGGGGCACATGCCTTATGACCGGCGCACCTTCGAAGATATCGGCCAGACAGTTAAACGAACTTAAGATACGGGCTGTCGTGGACCCGTCGGGAGGATAA